A portion of the Leptospira noumeaensis genome contains these proteins:
- the tsaB gene encoding tRNA (adenosine(37)-N6)-threonylcarbamoyltransferase complex dimerization subunit type 1 TsaB, giving the protein MKVLYFDTTQDWIQVLVAEYKENTHLEILSEQTETTPKESSYKLVEYIRLGLEKAKIQKPDLIITPNGPGSFTGIRITVTTARDLAQLWKIPVFGVDSLEAYLVGIGGNRVDGETSLLCLDGKQGKYYTKFASKSGFSESFDMKPESIESKLKTNEWTPNNWYYTGNLPKFYPNTAIKIEATNLNLSSILQYSLNQYFKSETNKNDYLSLLPNYIRGTYVDHK; this is encoded by the coding sequence ATGAAGGTTTTGTATTTCGACACAACCCAAGATTGGATCCAAGTCCTTGTTGCTGAATATAAGGAAAATACGCATTTGGAAATTCTTTCCGAACAAACAGAAACCACACCAAAAGAATCTTCTTATAAGTTGGTAGAATACATTCGGTTGGGCTTAGAAAAAGCTAAAATCCAAAAACCAGATCTTATCATTACTCCAAACGGTCCGGGTTCTTTTACAGGCATTCGCATAACAGTGACTACAGCTAGAGATCTTGCCCAACTGTGGAAAATTCCAGTCTTTGGAGTCGATAGTTTAGAAGCATATTTGGTTGGAATTGGTGGAAACAGAGTTGATGGCGAAACTTCCCTACTTTGTTTGGATGGCAAACAAGGAAAATACTACACAAAATTTGCATCTAAAAGTGGTTTTTCCGAATCCTTCGATATGAAACCAGAATCCATTGAATCGAAACTGAAAACTAATGAATGGACACCTAACAATTGGTACTATACTGGAAATTTGCCTAAGTTTTACCCTAATACTGCGATAAAAATTGAAGCGACAAACCTAAATCTTTCGTCTATACTACAGTATAGTTTGAACCAGTATTTCAAATCAGAAACTAATAAAAACGACTATTTATCTCTCCTGCCCAACTACATCCGCGGGACCTACGTAGATCACAAATGA
- a CDS encoding ribonuclease R family protein — MDTYKIQRKIIEFLDQKSGKDITRQEIKKKFTESSEFKRPDPKTKKVKSFKRKEKVPRKEIEFLIDQLLNLLEAEGLLIPNKKYLTVANPFRLTGRISISRRGDGFISLPSKNEIFVPGPMTNSAITGDKVEVIPLGVGKRDRLEAEVTNIVKRGRVLYRMRVREKTNKFVFGNFLDMLGEGKEGVLHVKSILKDTFDSIQVNDTLIVKFKEGTLPQDNLYDVSFIRFESDTKEDSDLQRILMKYNYDPVHPDFIPLDFPEEVSEKTVTDWNTRTDLRDLYAVTIDGITAKDFDDAISFVDEGNRLRVWIHIADVSYYVEKDSPLDKEAYERATSVYLANRVVPMLPPILSEDLCSLVANTNRLAFTVEMEASKTGEIYNAKFYKSVIKVNTRYTYEMAEEEIKAKDPKNWMYQVSQFTEALRKRRMEAGRIDLNLRETTITWNERKEPVGIVNRERLTSHILIEELMLSANLKVDEFLRKRKAPSLHRIHEAMDEEKLETLNHFLQLNGYNIQIKDTSYTEIMKAVKEIEDGSVGKIFNYLLLRSFMQAYYGSDPLGHWGLGFKDYCHFTSPIRRYPDLIVHRVLQATLLETERAYSENEIAVMGLHCSEEERRAADAERDIVKIKSFRYLESTGIQEFKGFIVGIRPSQIFVELDISNLEGVLDKSEFTDEFEVTIKNDFSFYSKKYSKIFFIGDPVSVSLDRIDFEEIKVFLKLKDFKKDEPQTKKK, encoded by the coding sequence ATGGATACCTATAAAATACAAAGAAAAATCATAGAATTTCTGGATCAAAAATCCGGAAAGGACATCACAAGACAAGAGATCAAAAAAAAATTTACCGAATCAAGTGAATTCAAACGACCCGACCCAAAAACGAAGAAAGTAAAATCCTTCAAACGAAAAGAAAAAGTACCTAGAAAAGAAATCGAATTTCTTATCGACCAACTTCTCAACTTGTTAGAAGCCGAAGGATTACTAATTCCTAACAAAAAATACTTAACAGTAGCAAATCCCTTTCGCCTAACAGGCAGAATCTCCATTTCCCGTAGGGGTGATGGTTTTATCTCTCTCCCTTCCAAAAACGAAATTTTTGTTCCGGGGCCAATGACCAATTCAGCCATCACCGGAGATAAAGTAGAAGTCATCCCTTTGGGTGTTGGCAAAAGAGACAGGCTCGAAGCAGAAGTGACTAATATTGTCAAACGTGGCCGTGTTCTTTACCGAATGCGAGTTAGAGAAAAAACCAATAAATTTGTTTTTGGAAATTTTCTCGATATGCTTGGTGAAGGTAAAGAAGGTGTACTTCATGTTAAGTCCATTCTCAAAGACACATTTGATTCGATTCAAGTAAACGACACACTGATTGTAAAATTTAAAGAAGGCACACTTCCACAAGACAATCTTTATGATGTGAGTTTTATTCGATTTGAATCGGATACTAAAGAAGACAGCGACTTACAACGGATTCTAATGAAGTACAATTATGATCCGGTGCATCCTGATTTTATCCCTTTGGACTTTCCAGAAGAAGTTTCAGAAAAAACAGTTACGGATTGGAATACAAGAACTGATCTACGAGATTTATATGCAGTTACAATCGATGGCATTACTGCAAAAGATTTTGATGACGCCATTAGTTTTGTCGACGAAGGGAATAGACTTCGCGTATGGATTCATATTGCAGATGTTTCTTATTATGTAGAAAAAGATTCTCCTCTCGACAAAGAGGCCTATGAAAGAGCTACTTCGGTTTATTTAGCCAACCGTGTGGTTCCTATGTTGCCACCAATTTTATCAGAAGACCTTTGTAGTTTGGTGGCAAATACCAATCGCCTCGCCTTTACCGTAGAGATGGAAGCAAGTAAAACAGGTGAAATTTACAATGCCAAGTTTTATAAGTCCGTCATCAAAGTGAATACAAGATACACTTATGAAATGGCCGAAGAGGAAATCAAAGCCAAAGATCCCAAAAATTGGATGTATCAGGTTTCCCAATTCACGGAAGCCCTTCGCAAACGTAGAATGGAAGCAGGCCGAATCGATTTAAATTTACGAGAAACCACAATCACTTGGAACGAAAGAAAAGAACCTGTGGGAATAGTCAATCGTGAACGCCTAACAAGTCATATACTGATTGAAGAGTTGATGTTGTCTGCTAACTTGAAAGTAGATGAATTTTTAAGAAAAAGAAAAGCTCCGTCATTACATCGAATCCACGAAGCTATGGATGAAGAAAAGTTAGAGACACTCAATCATTTCCTCCAATTGAACGGTTATAACATCCAAATCAAAGATACAAGTTATACAGAGATCATGAAAGCAGTGAAAGAAATTGAAGATGGTTCCGTTGGAAAAATTTTCAATTATTTACTGTTGCGAAGTTTTATGCAGGCGTATTACGGATCTGATCCTCTCGGGCACTGGGGTCTTGGGTTCAAGGACTACTGTCATTTCACCTCACCCATCCGAAGGTATCCTGATTTAATAGTTCATAGAGTATTACAGGCAACCCTTTTAGAAACAGAAAGAGCATACTCTGAAAATGAAATTGCTGTGATGGGGCTTCATTGTTCAGAAGAAGAAAGAAGAGCCGCAGATGCGGAACGAGACATTGTCAAAATCAAATCATTTCGTTATCTGGAATCAACGGGAATCCAAGAGTTCAAAGGATTTATTGTGGGGATCCGACCTTCTCAAATTTTTGTGGAATTAGATATATCTAATTTGGAAGGTGTTCTCGATAAATCAGAGTTTACCGATGAATTTGAAGTTACGATTAAAAATGATTTCTCATTTTATTCGAAAAAATATTCAAAAATATTTTTTATCGGTGATCCAGTTTCTGTAAGCCTTGATCGAATCGACTTTGAGGAGATCAAAGTTTTTTTGAAATTAAAAGATTTCAAAAAAGATGAGCCCCAAACCAAAAAGAAGTAA
- a CDS encoding Hsp33 family molecular chaperone HslO, whose translation MSDQVILGISNTHHYRFTLVDLTETAKEPMFLHSLNKEMSVFLSKTMMGSLFLAEMTKNQQKVSIQWKDDSNKQALAYSDRYGKMKSVAYSASHEEGDIRNEFILGQGIMKVIRWDFDSDTYQSYTNLVEDTFEVNFIKYLTESEQIKAIVGMEVYPFDFPGNDFSAKGLFFEALPDAPEESFKFLISKIQPLVRKEAFWALSIDEMLTSLQTEIGSELEVLSKETPEFLCDCSRHKVADIIASLGKQEADSIIDEMGKIEITCEFCRTAYQFDSFDVEKFFNQ comes from the coding sequence ATGTCTGACCAAGTTATTTTAGGTATATCCAACACCCACCACTATCGATTTACTTTAGTCGATTTGACAGAAACAGCCAAAGAACCCATGTTTCTGCATTCTCTAAACAAAGAAATGTCCGTATTCCTATCCAAAACCATGATGGGCTCTCTCTTTCTCGCAGAGATGACAAAAAACCAACAAAAAGTAAGCATCCAATGGAAAGACGATTCCAACAAACAGGCTTTAGCCTATAGTGATCGGTATGGAAAGATGAAGTCTGTGGCCTATTCCGCAAGTCATGAAGAAGGTGACATTCGAAATGAATTTATTTTAGGCCAAGGAATCATGAAAGTGATTCGTTGGGACTTTGATTCAGACACTTACCAATCTTACACAAACCTTGTGGAAGATACCTTCGAAGTTAATTTTATCAAATACCTAACCGAATCAGAACAAATCAAAGCCATTGTAGGAATGGAAGTGTATCCTTTTGATTTTCCAGGAAATGATTTTTCCGCAAAAGGTTTGTTCTTTGAAGCCTTGCCCGATGCACCCGAAGAAAGTTTTAAGTTTCTCATTTCTAAAATCCAACCACTTGTGAGAAAAGAAGCATTTTGGGCACTCAGTATCGATGAGATGCTTACTTCTCTCCAAACAGAAATCGGATCTGAATTGGAAGTTTTAAGCAAAGAAACTCCAGAATTTTTATGTGATTGTTCCCGACATAAAGTGGCCGATATCATTGCTTCCCTTGGCAAACAAGAAGCCGATTCCATCATCGATGAAATGGGAAAAATAGAAATCACTTGTGAGTTTTGTAGAACAGCTTACCAATTTGATTCTTTTGATGTGGAGAAATTCTTCAATCAATGA
- the tsaE gene encoding tRNA (adenosine(37)-N6)-threonylcarbamoyltransferase complex ATPase subunit type 1 TsaE, with protein sequence MKASFLSLRESELNPVFLSLDQLVKQFLEKNRFPTILISGEMGAGKTTFVREWYSRFGTESSINSPTFSLYNIYDSPNFRLYHFDLYRLKSSEELDELGFEEIWGKESVSAIEWWQIAEPYLPKKSRIHLSIDSDSQEVRSYTLEWSDEEVR encoded by the coding sequence ATGAAAGCCAGTTTTCTTTCTCTTAGAGAATCAGAACTGAACCCAGTGTTTTTAAGTTTGGACCAATTGGTAAAACAATTCTTAGAGAAAAATAGATTCCCCACCATTCTGATTTCTGGCGAGATGGGAGCCGGTAAAACTACTTTCGTTCGAGAATGGTATAGCCGATTCGGAACCGAAAGTTCCATCAATTCTCCTACTTTTTCTTTATATAATATTTACGATTCGCCTAACTTTCGTTTATACCATTTTGATTTGTACCGACTAAAATCTTCCGAAGAACTGGATGAACTTGGATTCGAAGAAATTTGGGGAAAAGAATCAGTTTCTGCGATTGAATGGTGGCAAATTGCGGAACCATATTTACCAAAAAAAAGTCGAATCCACTTGTCGATTGATTCGGATTCACAAGAGGTTCGTTCCTATACTTTGGAATGGTCAGATGAGGAAGTTCGATGA
- a CDS encoding beta-galactosidase: MIFGACYYPEQWNPKDWDEDLKIMKEMGLSSVRLAEFAWGLMEPKEGKFDFSLFDAVLKKVQDHGMTAILGTPTATFPPWLYKKFPEIVQVSKEGIVRGIGTRRQACFSSPAYKKATERIVTAMAKHFGNHPAVAGWQIDNEPGHEGSDVDYSPLALKNFRTWLKTKYKTLDSLNKRWGNVFWGVIYSDWNEIPLPAAHVASNFNPAMIQDYYRFQSDELVSYIHFQAEILRKYSKGKPLTTNLYPSPFLPITDMADMFSKLDYVSWDNYPVWGNQQEPYPHPLVTATQQYSRGLKNKPYTVMEQFSGVQGHDTLGYLPPPGQIGLWLTQAIVNGANQIYFFRYRTARFGQEQLCYGILDHGKRKTAKYFELKNTIEDIREFAIDIADSPYNAEVAILHDIENSRNYKHQPLSDGLKFAPVPFAQVGYDIELATWFAGTNVLNVNSHSLPISAENDWSKYKVLTLPLYTMFDPAVVEKLKTYVANGGTLVLGYRAGIKDKDHWMVEEPVPGVFGEMTGVEVFQFEAPATDKVRIRMGILPLKGAKFCEILEPKTAKVVARYNDSKKFYSGKPAITVNSYGKGKVYYVGTSLTPESFILLYRKILKGAGVPFGFLGATIERHYREGKKYNYQITMNHSSKYRLAGLSILKPFGYKIKRIPK; encoded by the coding sequence ATGATCTTTGGCGCCTGTTATTATCCCGAACAATGGAACCCTAAGGATTGGGATGAAGACCTTAAAATAATGAAAGAGATGGGTCTTTCGTCTGTAAGGCTCGCCGAGTTTGCATGGGGACTTATGGAACCCAAGGAAGGAAAGTTCGACTTTTCTTTGTTTGATGCTGTTTTAAAAAAAGTCCAAGATCATGGAATGACTGCGATTCTCGGAACACCGACGGCAACCTTTCCACCCTGGTTGTACAAAAAATTTCCTGAAATCGTTCAGGTTTCCAAAGAGGGGATTGTTCGAGGGATTGGAACGAGACGCCAGGCCTGTTTTTCCTCGCCTGCTTACAAAAAAGCTACGGAACGGATTGTGACTGCAATGGCCAAACATTTTGGCAATCATCCGGCAGTAGCAGGCTGGCAAATTGACAATGAACCAGGACACGAAGGTTCCGATGTTGATTATTCTCCATTAGCTCTTAAAAACTTTCGCACATGGCTTAAGACAAAATACAAAACTCTCGATTCGCTTAACAAACGTTGGGGGAATGTTTTTTGGGGAGTCATCTATTCAGACTGGAATGAAATTCCGTTACCAGCAGCCCACGTCGCTAGTAATTTCAATCCTGCCATGATTCAAGACTATTACAGATTCCAATCGGATGAACTGGTATCCTACATTCATTTCCAAGCAGAGATATTACGCAAATATAGCAAAGGAAAACCACTCACAACGAATCTTTATCCTTCTCCTTTTTTACCAATCACAGATATGGCAGATATGTTTTCCAAATTGGACTATGTGTCTTGGGATAACTATCCTGTTTGGGGGAACCAACAAGAGCCATACCCACATCCTCTTGTTACAGCCACACAACAATATTCTAGAGGTTTAAAGAACAAACCATACACTGTGATGGAACAATTTTCGGGTGTCCAAGGTCACGATACTTTGGGTTACCTTCCACCGCCGGGCCAAATTGGCCTTTGGCTCACACAAGCCATTGTGAATGGAGCGAACCAAATTTATTTCTTTCGATACCGGACGGCAAGATTTGGCCAAGAACAACTTTGTTATGGAATTCTAGACCATGGAAAAAGAAAAACTGCCAAGTACTTTGAATTAAAAAATACAATCGAAGACATTCGTGAATTTGCTATCGACATTGCTGATTCGCCTTACAACGCAGAGGTGGCAATTTTACATGATATTGAAAATTCCCGTAATTACAAACACCAACCTCTTAGTGATGGTTTAAAATTTGCTCCGGTTCCTTTTGCTCAAGTTGGCTACGATATTGAACTCGCTACTTGGTTTGCAGGAACCAATGTTTTGAATGTAAACTCCCATTCCTTACCCATTAGTGCAGAGAACGACTGGTCAAAATACAAAGTATTAACACTCCCTCTCTATACAATGTTTGATCCAGCAGTTGTGGAAAAATTAAAAACCTATGTAGCGAATGGGGGAACTTTGGTTCTTGGTTACCGCGCGGGAATCAAAGACAAGGACCACTGGATGGTTGAAGAACCTGTTCCTGGTGTATTCGGTGAAATGACTGGGGTGGAAGTATTTCAGTTTGAAGCGCCAGCTACTGATAAGGTCCGAATTCGTATGGGAATATTACCTCTAAAAGGTGCTAAGTTTTGTGAAATTCTGGAACCAAAAACGGCGAAGGTTGTCGCCAGATATAACGATTCTAAAAAGTTTTATTCCGGCAAACCAGCCATCACAGTGAATTCATATGGAAAAGGCAAAGTTTATTATGTGGGAACTTCCTTAACTCCTGAAAGTTTCATTCTATTATACCGAAAGATTCTAAAAGGGGCAGGAGTTCCTTTTGGTTTTCTTGGGGCAACGATTGAACGCCATTATCGTGAAGGAAAAAAATACAATTACCAAATCACGATGAATCATTCGTCGAAGTATAGATTGGCTGGCCTTTCGATTTTAAAACCCTTTGGTTATAAGATCAAAAGGATTCCAAAATAG
- a CDS encoding SDR family NAD(P)-dependent oxidoreductase encodes MSLFDVKGKTILITGASRGIGKTLALGFRDAGAIVYGAGSRPESIEWMAKEGINGVVLDVRSEGAAYEIIGQIKAKHGKLNTLINNAGIATNTPASGFKEEELQNIVQTNYVGVFRNCQAYYKHHKKEGGNIINVASVLGMVGSKLASVYSGTKGAVITLSKALAIEWCNNGYRVNVICPGLIDTEMTDMIKDKEFIMKQVLAGIPMGRLGKPEELLGAAIYLASDTSSYMTGQCIVLDGGLTAQ; translated from the coding sequence ATGAGTTTATTTGATGTAAAAGGGAAAACAATTTTGATCACTGGTGCCAGCCGAGGTATTGGAAAAACTTTGGCTCTAGGATTTAGAGATGCTGGTGCTATTGTCTACGGTGCAGGTTCGAGACCAGAATCCATTGAATGGATGGCCAAAGAAGGTATCAATGGTGTGGTTTTGGATGTGCGAAGTGAAGGTGCGGCTTATGAAATCATTGGCCAAATCAAAGCAAAACATGGAAAACTGAATACTCTTATCAACAATGCAGGGATTGCAACAAATACTCCAGCTTCTGGATTTAAAGAAGAAGAATTACAAAATATAGTTCAAACAAACTATGTGGGAGTATTTCGCAATTGCCAAGCATATTACAAACATCATAAAAAAGAAGGTGGAAACATCATCAATGTAGCTTCTGTTCTGGGAATGGTAGGTAGTAAACTTGCATCCGTGTATTCCGGGACAAAAGGCGCTGTCATCACTTTATCCAAAGCACTTGCCATCGAATGGTGCAATAATGGTTACCGAGTGAATGTCATTTGTCCGGGCCTTATTGATACAGAAATGACTGACATGATCAAAGACAAAGAATTTATCATGAAACAAGTGCTTGCTGGTATTCCAATGGGAAGACTTGGTAAACCAGAAGAATTATTAGGTGCAGCAATATATTTGGCATCAGATACTTCTTCTTATATGACAGGCCAGTGCATTGTTCTGGATGGGGGACTCACAGCACAATAG
- a CDS encoding alkaline phosphatase family protein — MIHQIYRNRNIAVIVGLFLALFNCGWEKDYKRAAYLSMQPDTDLILAPYPFYIFDREARDAITLSHYSKEEIKNILEDHDLSWDDLKNQWQLDAEDEHFSKEVNYTSHYTQYFYDTEIPIWIYGPKWIRTGQYSDEINQQHIPSIYGRILDFQFKNTIDVSYLEKIFQNQKEKPEIIVTVVVDQGGRQLYKAHKGAYPFLEDLKNKSAYFKKAKVGHLESHTAVGHMAIGTGAFPKDSKIFSNEIYTYADGKVLHRPVYQGKNKDWDLSEMQVPSFADEWDLSKNNEPVIVSQCYAARAAVGMGGHGKLFTPIKKGSETISPDNDYVYWQDVKNLSWSTYNDAFLVPKSVQKYNLYKFYLDHKKEISTHFEAKDPIDLIAKIHHFQGSEFQAKMDGALFRDTLTETIINTKKDKDGITDLAYVTLKATDAVGHLYGWESKEAEQVLKATDKEIETIFEFLKTNYGDNFIMVVTADHGAAPMPEISNGLFLSHERFFDSVNELLPESERTKRSLVKWVAHSQLSLDRDLMKTHQISEETIIQKIMSIQMKERQFFRKVWKREEIPNLSL; from the coding sequence GTGATACACCAAATATATAGAAATCGAAATATTGCAGTCATAGTTGGTCTGTTTTTGGCACTTTTTAATTGTGGTTGGGAAAAAGATTATAAGCGCGCTGCCTATCTTTCCATGCAGCCTGATACCGATTTAATATTAGCACCATATCCATTCTATATTTTTGATAGAGAAGCAAGAGATGCAATCACTCTTTCCCATTATTCAAAGGAGGAAATAAAAAATATTTTAGAAGACCATGATTTGTCCTGGGATGATTTAAAAAACCAATGGCAACTCGATGCGGAAGACGAACATTTTTCCAAAGAAGTCAATTACACATCACACTATACACAATATTTCTATGATACAGAAATTCCCATTTGGATTTATGGGCCAAAATGGATTCGCACAGGTCAGTATTCTGATGAAATCAACCAACAACATATCCCTTCCATTTATGGAAGAATTTTAGACTTTCAGTTTAAGAATACAATTGATGTATCCTACTTGGAAAAAATATTCCAAAACCAAAAAGAGAAACCAGAAATCATTGTTACCGTAGTTGTAGACCAAGGTGGAAGACAACTTTACAAAGCACACAAAGGCGCTTATCCTTTCTTAGAAGATTTAAAAAACAAATCTGCTTATTTCAAAAAAGCAAAAGTTGGTCATTTAGAATCCCATACAGCAGTCGGTCACATGGCCATTGGAACCGGCGCTTTTCCCAAAGATTCAAAAATCTTTTCAAATGAAATTTATACTTATGCAGACGGAAAAGTCCTCCATAGACCTGTTTACCAAGGAAAAAACAAAGATTGGGATTTGAGCGAGATGCAAGTCCCGAGTTTTGCCGATGAATGGGATCTTTCCAAAAATAATGAACCAGTCATCGTGAGTCAGTGTTATGCGGCAAGAGCAGCCGTTGGTATGGGAGGACATGGAAAACTTTTCACACCGATAAAAAAAGGATCTGAAACAATTTCTCCAGATAATGATTATGTTTATTGGCAAGATGTAAAAAATCTATCTTGGTCAACGTATAACGATGCTTTCCTTGTTCCTAAATCAGTCCAAAAGTACAATCTGTACAAATTCTATTTAGATCATAAAAAGGAGATTTCCACTCATTTTGAAGCTAAAGATCCAATCGACTTAATCGCAAAAATCCATCATTTCCAAGGATCCGAATTTCAAGCAAAGATGGATGGCGCTCTCTTTCGTGATACGCTTACTGAAACGATTATCAATACGAAGAAAGATAAAGATGGAATCACTGATCTTGCCTATGTAACTTTAAAGGCTACCGATGCTGTGGGTCATTTGTATGGATGGGAATCTAAAGAGGCAGAACAAGTTTTAAAAGCGACTGACAAAGAAATCGAAACCATCTTTGAATTTCTAAAAACAAATTATGGTGATAACTTCATTATGGTGGTAACCGCAGATCACGGAGCGGCCCCTATGCCAGAAATCTCCAATGGTCTTTTTCTAAGTCATGAAAGATTTTTTGATTCAGTGAATGAATTATTACCAGAATCAGAAAGAACCAAACGATCTTTAGTCAAATGGGTGGCTCATTCCCAATTGTCTTTGGATCGTGATTTGATGAAAACACACCAAATCAGTGAAGAGACCATCATTCAAAAAATTATGTCGATTCAAATGAAAGAGAGGCAGTTTTTTAGAAAGGTCTGGAAACGAGAAGAAATTCCGAATCTATCTTTATAA
- a CDS encoding L-threonylcarbamoyladenylate synthase produces the protein MILYLHPENPEIRKLKQISDRLKDGAVFIFPTDTVYAIIADSHSKLGVEKIYAIRKLPKDKPLSLMCKDISMASNFIEYLPNSAYRLMKRVTPGPFTFVLKANKNLPKPSVVHHKDKQIGIRIPDHIYLTELLKIHDSPLTSTSAFCDDEFIIDIDDLESIYGNQVDGIVDGGIVRMELSTILQINDDSIDLIREGKGYDLIAGEISG, from the coding sequence ATGATCCTTTATCTCCATCCAGAAAATCCCGAAATCCGAAAACTCAAACAAATTTCGGACAGGTTGAAGGATGGAGCTGTATTTATATTTCCAACTGATACTGTTTATGCGATCATTGCCGATTCTCATTCAAAGTTGGGTGTCGAAAAAATATACGCCATTCGTAAATTACCCAAAGACAAACCACTTTCTCTTATGTGTAAAGACATTTCAATGGCTTCCAATTTCATTGAATATTTACCAAATTCAGCTTATAGACTGATGAAACGAGTGACACCTGGCCCATTTACCTTTGTCCTGAAAGCCAATAAAAACCTTCCAAAACCTTCAGTGGTTCACCATAAAGACAAACAAATCGGCATTCGGATTCCTGATCATATCTATTTGACTGAACTTTTAAAAATCCATGATTCTCCTCTCACTTCCACTTCTGCCTTTTGTGATGACGAGTTTATCATCGATATTGATGATTTAGAATCTATCTATGGAAACCAAGTCGATGGGATCGTGGATGGTGGGATTGTCAGAATGGAACTTTCCACTATTTTACAAATCAATGATGACTCAATCGATTTGATTCGTGAAGGAAAAGGATACGATCTAATAGCCGGAGAAATCTCTGGTTAA
- a CDS encoding CapA family protein yields the protein MRIKVVGDLMCHNSQISTYYRAKTKDYDSSGSFEYVSNSLQDADLTLGNLETTIATDPNEFTGYPRFGSPIGYLTGIQNSGFDILSTANNHSADKGAFGIDHTIESVKQMGMVPIGTFKSNSDYIDRKDFFIEVNGIKIAIYNYTYSTNGIPVKNDRIVRLLNEKQIQEDVAFAKENGIHFVILWYHYGSEYEEKPDKSQTKWVNLGLEAGADIIIGGHPHVVQRIDQFQEEKTWEDRLVAYSLGNFLSAQNRENTDGGIILSFELEINSKNQKRIKNVITEPVWVYSHGYKIIPILKYTRNEIPLKLPKHLEKRMYGYEAHLKKIPGILF from the coding sequence GTGCGAATTAAAGTTGTTGGTGATCTCATGTGCCATAACTCACAAATCTCTACCTATTACCGTGCAAAAACAAAAGATTATGATTCTAGTGGTAGTTTCGAATACGTTTCAAATTCATTACAAGATGCAGATTTAACTTTAGGTAATTTAGAAACGACTATCGCAACAGATCCGAATGAATTTACAGGTTACCCAAGATTTGGATCTCCTATTGGTTATTTAACGGGAATACAAAATTCTGGGTTTGACATTTTATCCACAGCTAACAATCATTCTGCTGATAAAGGTGCGTTTGGAATTGATCATACAATTGAATCTGTTAAACAAATGGGAATGGTTCCGATTGGAACTTTTAAATCCAATTCTGATTACATAGATAGAAAGGACTTTTTTATCGAGGTCAATGGAATCAAAATTGCAATTTATAATTATACATATTCTACAAATGGAATTCCTGTTAAAAATGATCGTATTGTTCGCTTATTAAATGAAAAACAAATTCAGGAAGATGTGGCTTTTGCCAAAGAAAACGGAATTCATTTTGTCATCCTATGGTATCACTATGGATCAGAGTACGAAGAAAAACCGGATAAGTCGCAGACCAAATGGGTGAATCTTGGACTCGAAGCTGGTGCTGATATCATCATTGGAGGCCACCCGCATGTGGTGCAAAGAATCGATCAGTTCCAAGAAGAAAAAACCTGGGAAGACCGACTGGTTGCTTATTCTCTTGGTAATTTTTTGTCTGCTCAAAATAGAGAAAACACAGATGGTGGAATCATTTTATCTTTCGAATTAGAAATCAATTCAAAGAATCAAAAGCGAATTAAAAATGTAATTACGGAACCGGTTTGGGTTTATTCCCATGGATATAAAATCATACCTATTTTAAAATACACAAGGAATGAAATTCCTTTAAAACTTCCGAAACATTTAGAAAAAAGAATGTATGGCTATGAAGCCCATCTAAAAAAAATTCCAGGTATCTTGTTTTAA